The following nucleotide sequence is from Gymnodinialimonas phycosphaerae.
TGCGCGACGGCGTTATCTCGCCATTAGTTGCTTAACAAACGCAGGGGAGCGCCGGGTTCACTGTCCCCGCAAGTTTTCCTTTCAAGCGCCCATGCCCTGCGGTTAACGTTTGGGCCACTTGGCCCAAGCGGTCAGCTGCAAGACATAAACCATCTACGGGGGACGAAAATCCAATGGGAAAACGTGACGATCTGATCGTACAATATGCCGACGACCTGCGCAACAAGTGCGGGATGGAGCCGGATATGGCGCTGCTGGAAAAAGTGACCAAGGGCTGCGGCCCTGCGATTTACGATGCCGACGCCTCGACCGTGGCAGGCAGCCAGCCCTCCGAGCTGGAGACGGTGAAGAAGAACTTCCTGATGAAGAAACTGGGCTTGCCCGATGGGCCGAATCTGATGGAAGCCATCCATTCGGTCATCGAGACCTACGGCAAATCCGAGCGCAACAAATACCGCGCCGTTGTCTACTACATGCTGACCAAGCATTTCGGCAAAGAGAGCATCTACGGCTAGGGCCAATGGCTGAGCCGACCCATATCTGACAGTAGGGGTCCGCCCGGATTGGGCGGGCCTTTTTCGTGGAGGGGCTGTTTCGAGTCAAATGCGACGGGTATTTCCTTTGCGCGCCCGACGCGTTTCGAGCTACACATCACCCGTCCGGCCAGCATGGCGGACCCAAATTCAGATACACGAGTGGAGCGAGGCCACGCGTGGGTGAATGGGGGGTCCTGAGGGGTCGGGACCTCCCATTTTTATGCGCATTTCTCAAGTCGATGCGCACCTCTGTGCCCTATCGAACAGCAGACACCCGGCCGCCACGGGCGCAAAAAACTCTTTCAAGAGTTTTGGACAGGCCCTTGCAAGGGCCTGATAAGGCTTTTGGAAAAGCCTTTGGCGCGCGGTGGTTACAGTCCGCCCATCTCACAGACGATCTGCCATTCGACGTCCGAGACGGGCTGCACAGACAGGCGCGAATTCTTCACAAGCACCATATCCGCCAGATCCTCGCACGATTTGATCTGGTCCAATGTCACCGGCGTGGGCAGCGCTTTCACCGCCTTGATGTCCACGCACTCCCAGCGCTCGTCGTCGGTGGTGCTGTCGGGGTGCGCCTCGGCGATCACTTCCACGATCCCGACCACTGCCTTCTCTGACTGAGAGTGATAGAAGAACCCCCGGTCGCCCACCGCCATGTCACGCATGAAGTTGCGCGCCTGATAGTTGCGCACCCCGTCCCATTCCTCGCCCGCGTCGCCCTTGGCGACCTGATCGTCCCAGCCCCAGACAGAGGGTTCTGATTTGAAAAGCCAGTAAGCCATCAGCCGATCACCTTATTCCATTGCTCGATCCGGACTTTCTCGAACAGGCCAGCCTTGGCATAGGGGTCGTTATCGGCAAAGTCATAGGCGTCCTGCATCGTCTCGACCTCGATCACCAGCAGCGTCCCGGACATCTGGCCATCGGCATCGATGAACGGCCCCGCCATCACCAGCTTGCCGCTGTCCCGGGCATAGGCCAGGTGCGCGTCGCGGTTATCGAGGCGGGTTTGCAGGTGGCCGGGTTTATCGGTGGCGATCAGAGCGCAAAGCATCGGGTTACTCCGGTTTGAGGGGTCGGGACAAAAGGTGGCTGAGCGCGCCGTCGATGTCGAGGGTGCCATCGGCAAGCGCCGCGACCGTGTCGGCGATGGGGGTGTCTTCGGGGGAGGCGGCCAGTTGCCGCGCGGTGTGCAGGCCCTCAACCGTGGTGCCTTCGGGCAGGGTTTCGCCGGTGGCCAGCGCCTGCCCAAAGCGGAAGTTGCGCGATTGGGTCGAGCCGCAGGTCAACACCAGGTCCCCAAGGCCGGACAGCCCGGTGAGCGTTTCCGCCAAGGCCCCCTTCGCCGTGGCGTAGCGCGTCATCTCGGCAAATCCGCGGGCGACCAAGGCAGCACGGGCACTGTCGCCAAGCCCTTTTCCGATCACCGCTCCCGCTGCGATGGCGATGACGTTTTTCAGCGCCCCGCCAAGCTCTGCCCCGATCACGTCCTCGGTACGGTAGAGCCGCAGGGTGGGCGTGCTCAACGCGTCCTGCAACGCCCTTCCCTCGGGTGCGTCGGCGCAGGCAATCGTCAGGGCCGTGGGCAAGCCGCGCGCGATGTCCGCCGCGAAACTGGGCCCCGTAAGCTGCGCCACAACAGGCGCGGCACCGGCGAGCAGCGCCGTGGGTCCACGGCCCGAGGCGCGGTCAATTCCCTTGGCACACGAAACGGCCACGCGGGCCGTCAACCCACCGGACGCCACGAAGCCCGCGAGGCTCTGGGTCGGGATCGCGATCAGCGCGACCTCTGCCGTGCAGTCGCGCAGATCGCCGGTTACGCGCACGCCCGCAGGCAGCGGATGCCCCGGCAATCGTGGGCTCTGACCGCCCCGCAACGCTTCCGCATCCCGCGCCCAAAGCGTCACATCAAGCCCCGCCCTTTCATAGGCAATCGCCAGCCCGGTGCCGAAGGCCCCGGCACCGATCACGTCCAGTTTCATGCCTTGGCCCCCTTCTTGCCCGACCCGATCATCGGGGCCGCGGTCGTGTCCAGCGGCCAGCGGGGCCGTGCCACAAGATCCATACCATCCACGCGCCCGCCCTCGAACGCCAGCAATCCCGCGTAGGCGATCATCGCGGCGTTGTCGGTGCAAAGCGCCAGGGGCGGCGCGGCGAAGGGCAGGTCCGTGACCGTTTCCAGCGCCAGACGCAGGGTCTGGTTCGCGGCTACCCCGCCCGCAACGGCAAAGGCCGTGACTTCGCCCAAGGCCAGTGCCCGGCGCGACTTCTCGGCCAGCACGGAGGCCACGGTGGCCTGAAACGATGCGCAGATGTCGGCGCGGTCCTGTTCCGTCAGTCCTCCGTTCGTCTCGACCAGCCCGTCGCGGACCCGCAACACCGCCGTCTTCAGCCCCGAAAAGCTGAGGTCGCATCCGGGGCGGTCCATCAGCGGGCGCGGCAGTTTGAACCGCGCGGCATCGCCGTCACGGGCGGCTTTTTCTACTGAAGGGCCGCCGGGTTGCGGCAAGCCCAAGAGCCGCGCAACCTTGTCGAAGGCCTCTCCCGGCGCATCATCGATGGTCCCGCCGAGCCTTACGAAAGCCTCGGGTCCTTCGACCCGCAAGAACTGGCAATGCCCGCCCGACACCAGCAGCAAAAGATAGGGGAACGCCAGCCCGTCGGTCAGGCGCGGGGTCAGGGCATGGCCCGCCAGGTGGTTTACGCCGATCAACGGCTTGCCCAAGCCCAAGGCCAGTCCCTTCGCTGCCATGACACCGGACAAAACGCCACCGATCAGGCCTGGCCCGGCGGTCACGGCAATCGCATCCAGATCGCGCAACGACACGCCCGCTGCTGCAATCGCTTCCTCCACCACAAGGTCCACCGTTTCGGCATGGGCACGGGCGGCGATCTCGGGCACGACGCCACCGAAAGCCGCGTGCAGGTCGGTTTGCGAAGACACCACGTTGGACAGGATCGCCACGTCGCCGCCCGTGCCCCGCAAGACGGCGGCGGCGGTGTCGTCGCAACTGCTTTCGATACCGAGGATGGTCAGGGACATGAGCGGGTCCTTGTCTGTGCGCTATCGCTTCGCTGCCTGAGCGCGGGGATTTGTCTGTGCGCTATCGCTTCGCTGCTTGAGCGCGGGGCCGCATTGTGTGGTTATCGCCTGCGAGGTAACACTGCCGCCCATGCAAGTCCACCAAACCCCCACGCTTCTGCTGACCCGCCCGCGCCCGGCATCCGAGAGGTTTGCCAAGGGCTTGGACGGCGCAAATGTGGTGATCGCCCCCCTGATGGAGATCGTCGGCACGGGCGCCGAGATCACGCTGGGGGGCGTGGCGGGGCTGATCCTGACGTCCGAGGCCGTGGTGCCTTTCCTGCCGCCTACCACCCTGCCCGCGTTTTGCGTCGGTCCCCGGACCGCCGCCGCCGCCCGCGCGGTGGGGCTACAGGCGGAGGTCGCAGGCGCGGACGCCGAGGGGCTTATCCAAACGCTGGCGGATCGTCGCCCCGACGGACGCCTGCTGCATCTTCACGGCACCCATACGCGGGGCGATATCGTGGGGCGGCTGTGCGATCTTGGCCTGCACGCCACGGGCCTTGCCGTCTATGACCAGCGCGAGCTCGCCCCCGGCCCCGCCTTCCATGATGCCCTGACCCGTCCCGACCTGATCGTGCCGCTGTTCTCGCCACGCAGTGCCAAGCTGTTCGCCCACGCCGCGCAAGGCCTGCGCGCGGACACGAAAATCATCGCACTCAGCCAGGCCGTGGCGGACGCGCTGCCGCACGCCATGGGGGCGCATGCAATGATCGCGCCCGCACCCACGGGCGACGCCATGGGCGAGATGATGGCGTCCTTGGGTGTGAAACGGAATTCCCCCTAGAAGCCAGCGCGGCGTCATGACAGTTTGCAGCGGGCTGACTCTGCCCTTCCACCGCGCTAAGTTGGCGTGCGAGAACACACATTCAGCAGGGGGCCGCTACCCATGGCGAAAAAATCGTCGACCCGTTCGGGACGTCAGAAATCCCAAGACGACAGCGTGGCGCCCGAAAGCGTGACGGCGGAAACTGTGGGCGGTTCAGGCGATATGGGCGGCGATACCGTCGTTCTGGGCGATGATACCCTGGGCGAAGATGCCGTCGCGGCGGAGCCCGAGGCAAGCGATCGCGTGACGATCGAGCCCGGCGACACGACCGCCGCCGAAGCGGACGTCGAAGACCCTGCCCAAGACCCGGCGCAGACAGAGATTGTCGACGGAGAAACGGTCGAAGAGGCCCCCGAAGATACCCGGGCCGAAGAGCCCGCGCCTGTGCCTGCCCCCACGCCTGCGCCCATCATCGAGAAACGCGGCCCCGGTTTCGGCGCGCTGTTGCTGGGGGGCGTCGTGGCGGCTGCCCTTGGGTACGGCGCGGCCTATTTCGGCCTAGTGGGCAGCAATGACACCTCTGCCACCGATACGGCCCTGGCCGAAGCCACGGCCTCGATTGAAGCACAGCAAAGCACGATTGCGGCGTTGCAGGCCGAGGTGGCCGCCCTTGCGTCGGTGGAACCGCCGGTCATCCCCGAAGTGGACCTTTCTGGCGTTGAAGGCGCAATTGCGGGCGTGGCCAACGATGTGGCAGGCGTCGGCACCACGATCGAGGCCCTCACAGGCCGGATCGTCGCTTTGGAAGAACGCCCGATCTTCACCGGCGAAGTCTCGGCTGATACCGCCGCGATGACGGAAGCCGTCCAAGCGCTGGAAGCCCGCATGGCGGCCGAGCAAGCCGCCGCCGCAGAGGCCGTTGCACAAGCCGCAGCCGCGCAAGCCGAAGCCGCCGCAGAAGCACAAGCTGCGGCAGAGGCCGCCGAAGCCGCCATTGCAGAGGCAGAAGCGCAAGCCGCGGCAGAGGCCGCCGCCGCCCAGACGGAAGCCGCGCTAAGCCGTGTGCGGGCCGCCATGGCCGCCGGTGGGCCCTTTGCAGATGCGCTGGCCGAACTGCCCGGAGAGGCGCCCGCCGCGCTTGCGGCCGCCGCCGAAACCGGTGTGCCGACGCTGGAAGACCTCGCGGCCGCTTTCCCCGGCGCCGCCCGCGCCGCCCTGCCCATCGCGCTACGCGAAACGGCGGGTGACAGCGCCACGGACCGTGCCGCCGCGTTTCTTCTGGGCCAGATCGGGGGCCGTTCGGTCGAGCCGCGCGAGGGTACTGACCCCGACGCCGTGCTCAGCCGTGCCGAGGCCGCCGTCGCCGCCGGGGACCTGGACACTGCGCTGAGTGAAATCGCCGCCCTGCCCGAGGGCGCACAGGCAATGCTGGATGATTGGGTCGATCAGGTGGAAACCCGGGTCGCTGCTGATGCTGCGCTGGCGGAGCTTTCCGCCACGCTTGAAAACTAAAGACCCCGCTGGGTCAAACGAAGGATCGCGCCGCATGCTCCTCTGGTCGCTGCTAAAAATCATGATCTTCATCGCCATCGTCGTGGGGGTCGTCTTTGGGATCGATTACCTGACCGGGATGGACAACCTCGGCCTGTTGATCATCACGGGGCGAGAGTTCGTGATCACGCCGTTCCTCGCGGTGGTCGGCGCGTTGGTCCTGCTGCTGGCGGTCTGGATCCTGTTCAAGGTCGTCGGCCTTCTGGTAGCCACGCTGCGGTTTCTGAACGGCGACGAAACGGCGGTCAGCCGCTACTTCGACCGCCGGTCCGAGCGGAAGGGCTATGAGGCGTTGGGCGAAGGCATGATGGCGCTGGCGGCGGGCGAAGGCCGGTTGGCGATCCGCAAGGCGGAGCGGGCGGGCAAGTACCTGGGCCGGCCCGAGTTAACGAACTTGGTGGTGGCACAGGGCGCGCAGATGGTTGGCGACGATGCACTGGCGACCGAAACGTTCAAGGCCATGGTCGCCGATGACCGCACCCGCTTTGTCGGTGTGCGCGGGTTGATGCAGCAGAAGCTGGACGCGGGCGACACCGACACGGCCCTGAAGCTGGCCGAGAAGGCGCTGGCGCTGCGTCCGAAGAACGCGGATGTGCAGACGACGCTGATCTCCCTGCAATCACGCAATGAGGATTGGGCAGGCGCACGCGGCACGCTTGCCGCCGCCCTGAAAGCGGGCAATGTGCCCCGCGACCTGCACCGCCGCCGCGACGCGGTGCTGGCGCTGGCACATGCCCGCGACGCCATGGCCGAAGGTCAGGTCGTCACCGCCACGCGCGATGTGGCCGAGGCCAACCGACTGGCCCCCGGCCTTGTGCCCGCCGCCGTGATGGCGGCCCGCATCGACGTTGAGGCCGGGCGCAAACGCCATGCGGTGAAGGTGATCCGCAAGGCCTGGGATCAGGCCCCGCACCCGGACCTTGCCGCCGCCTTCGCGCTGATCGAGCCCGATGAAACCCCGGCCCTGCGCCTGCGCCGCTTCCGCCCGCTTCTGGGCAAGCACCCCGGCCACCCCGAGGTGCGGATGCTGGAGGCCGAGTTGCATATCGCCAACGAGGATTTCCCCGCGGCCCGCAAGGCGCTGGGTGATCTGGCCGAAACCGCACCCACGGCACGCTCGCTTACGATCATGGCAGCGGTCGAGCGCGGCGAAGGCTCGCCGGATCGCGTTGTGCGCGGCTGGCTTGCCCGCGCCGTCACCGCCCCACGCGGGAACCAGTGGATGTGCTCGAGCTGCGGCCATGTGCACGAAGACTGGACCCCCGTCTGCGCCAACTGCGAAAGCTTCGATACGCTGGAATGGGCCGAGGCACGCCAGTCCCAGGCCTCCCTCGTCGGCCCCACCCAGATGCTGCCCCTGATCGTGGGCGCCTTGGAGGACCAGAGTGACGCGGATGAGGCCGAGGTCGTCGCGGAAGACATTCCCGAAGCCGAGAATATCACGCCCGCCGAACCGGAAGACGCTGAAGTCACTGAGGACGCGGAAACCGAGGCGCAGGTTTCGCGAAATTAGGTCTATCCAAACTTGGCGCGCCTTGCTATCAGCGCGCCCGGTACGCCGCTGTAGCTCAGATGGTAGAGCACGTCATTCGTAATGATGGGGTCGGGGGTTCGAGTCCCTTCAGCGGCACCACTTTCCAATCCGAACATGGTTAGAGACATCCGATAGGGCCCCGAATTTTAACGGTCTCGCGGTGAGTGATTGTCCGGCCACATCCCACGAAATGCCCCACATTGAGGGCGCTTTTGGGGGCATCGCGCAAAATCCGTAATCACGATGCTCCCTTGGGACGACACCTGGTGCGCAGGTCGGGCGGTCGGGCGACCGTAGTCATACCCGCTTCGGTCGGCTGAAGGCTGTTGCAGCGTGGTTGACCCCCGGGCCGGTGGGTTATATCGATATTATTATTGATAATATTTAGCAGCGTGAATTCTATCGTCTGGGTACACCCCTTCCTGGAAATCCACGCGCCCTTTGGAGGTTTGCAATGTTGCTTGGGTGTATCGGGGACGATTTCACGGGGTCTAGCGACCTGGCAAATACCTTGGCCAAGCAAGGTATGCGCACGGTTCAGTATACCGGCGTGCCGAATGCTGCCGCTGTGCCAGAGGTGCAGGCGGGCGTGGTCGCCCTGAAATCTCGGTCGATCGCGGTGGCAGAGGCCGTGGCGCAATCGCGCGCGGCGCTCGATTGGCTTCTGGACCAAGGCTGCGAGCAGATTTTCTTCAAGTATTGCTCGACCTTCGATTCCACGGCGGAGGGCAACATCGGCCCCGTGGCCGATGCCCTGGCGGAGGCGCTAACGGCCCACAAGGTGATCGTCTGTCCGGCCTTTCCGGGTGCGGGGCGGTCGCTTTATCAGGGGCACCTTTTCGTCAATGACGTGTTGTTGAATGAAAGCGGTCTGCAAGATCATCCGCTGACCCCGATGACAGACCCTGATATCCGCCGGTGGTTGGCACCCCAGAGCGCCCATACAGTTGGCCATGTCCCCGCTGCCGATGTCTTTGGCGGGGCTGCAAGGATTGCGGATCGTCTGGAGGAACAAAACCAGGCCGGGCACCGTTTGATCGTGGTGGATGCGATCCGCGACGCGGACCTGCTGGAGATCGGCAAGGCCGCCAAGGGCTTGCCCCTGATCACCGGGGGCTCGGGCGTGGCGCTGGGGCTGCCTGCGAACTTCGGCTGCGTGCCGGCCCCCGTGCCGTGGACGGGGCAGCCGGGCAAAGCGATTGCGCTGTCGGGGTCATGCTCGAAGGCCACGCGGGCGCAGATCGTGCGCCACGCGCAAACCAACCCCACCAAGGAGATCACCGCTGCCGATGTGATCGACGCGCGCCTTTTGCCTGCAGAGGTCGCCATATGGCTGTTGGAGGCAGAGGGCCTGCCGCTGGCCTACAGCTCTGCCGATCCGGCGGCCGTGGCAAAGGTGCAGGCCCAATTTGGCCGGCAAGCCGCGTCTGAGGCGTTGGAGCACTTCTTCGCCGAGGTCGCCCGCCTGTGCGTCGAAAGGGGTGTCACCCGCGTTATCACGGCCGGTGGCGAGACCTCTGGCGCCATAGTCGAGGGGCTGGACCTTGACGCGCTGGAGATCGGCCCCGAGATCGACCCCGGCGTCCCGGCCCTGCGGGCGCGCCCTGATCTGGTCGTTGCGCTCAAGTCTGGTAACTTCGGGGCAGAGGATTTCTTCACGAAAGCAGATCACATATTGGCAAGACCCCATGTCTGAGACCCAACTGCGCGAGCAGATTTGCCTGCTGGCCGCCTCCTTGTTCGCGCGCGGACTGACCCACGGCAGCACCGGCAATATCTCGGCCCGCACGGAAGACGGCGGGCTGCTTGTCTCGCCGACGGGCACAAGTTTCGGAAGGCTTGATCCCGGACGGCTCAGCCGCTTCGACGCGGCGGGCACGCTGGTGTCGGGCGACAAGCCGACCAAGGAAATGCCGCTACACACGGCGTTCTACGACACCCGCAGCACAGCGGGCGCGGTCGTGCACCTGCATTCGTGTCACTCGGTCGCGTGGTCGATGATGCCGGACGTGAATGAAGACGATTTCCTGCCGCACCTGACGCCCTATGCGATCATGAAACTAGGGCGCGTGAAGTTGTTGCCGTTCTTTTTGCCGGGTGATCCCGCCATGGGGGACGCCGTGCGCGGGCTGGCGGGCAAACGCAGCGCCGTGATGCTGGCCAATCACGGACCTGTGGTGGCGGGCAAGGATATCGAGGCCGCGTGCAACGCGGTGGAAGAGCTGGAAGACAGCGCGCGGCTGGCAATGATGATGCGCGGCGTGCAGGCGCGCGGCCTGACGGACGCACAGGTGCGGGCCGTCGTGACGCAATTCGATGTGGAATGGGACGGATGACAGCGTTTTCGGCCAACCTTGGATTCCTGTGGACCGACCGCCTGTTGCCCGATGCCATCCATGCGGCGAAGGCCGCGGGGTTCGACGCGGTCGAATGCCATTGGCCGTTTGACGTGGACCCGGCAGACGTGGCCGCCGCCCTGCAAGAGACCGGGCTGCCGATGTTGGGTCTTAACACACGGCGCGGTGATGTGGCGGGGGGCGAGAACGGCCTTGCCGCCCTGCCCGGCCGCGAGGACGAGGCCCGCGCGGCCATCGATGAAGCGCTGGACTATGCCACACGGATCGGCGCGGGGGCGGTCCATGTCATGGCAGGATTTGCCGAGGGGCACGAGGCGCGAGACACCTTCATCAAGGCTTTGCATCATGCCTGCGAGGGGGCGGCCAAGCGCGATCTGGTGATCCTGATCGAGCCCCTGAACCGGTTCGATGCGCCGGGATATTTCCTTGGCACGACAGATCTCGCCGCCGAGATCATCGCAGAGGTCGCCGCCCCCAACCTGCGGCTGATGTTCGATTGTTACCACGTGGGCCGAACCGAGGGCGATGTGATCGGACGCTTGCGCGCGCTCTACCCGCTGATCGGGCACATCCAGTTCGCCTCTGTCCCGGATCGCGGCGCGCCCGACCATGGGGACCTCGGTTATGCCGGGGTTTTCGCCGAGATCGCCGCCCTGGGCTGGAGCCAGCCCCTTGGGGCGGAATACAAGCCCGGCGGCCCGACGGAGGATACGCTTGGGTGGATGCGCACGCTTGGGTAGGCCTCAGGTTCGGGCCTTCTCGAATGCGGCCCAATGGGCTTCGAACGCCTCGAAGCTGACGGGGCCGTCCTTGATCGGCCCTAACACCAAGCCTTCGCTTTGTT
It contains:
- a CDS encoding aldolase, translating into MSETQLREQICLLAASLFARGLTHGSTGNISARTEDGGLLVSPTGTSFGRLDPGRLSRFDAAGTLVSGDKPTKEMPLHTAFYDTRSTAGAVVHLHSCHSVAWSMMPDVNEDDFLPHLTPYAIMKLGRVKLLPFFLPGDPAMGDAVRGLAGKRSAVMLANHGPVVAGKDIEAACNAVEELEDSARLAMMMRGVQARGLTDAQVRAVVTQFDVEWDG
- a CDS encoding hydroxypyruvate isomerase family protein, with translation MTAFSANLGFLWTDRLLPDAIHAAKAAGFDAVECHWPFDVDPADVAAALQETGLPMLGLNTRRGDVAGGENGLAALPGREDEARAAIDEALDYATRIGAGAVHVMAGFAEGHEARDTFIKALHHACEGAAKRDLVILIEPLNRFDAPGYFLGTTDLAAEIIAEVAAPNLRLMFDCYHVGRTEGDVIGRLRALYPLIGHIQFASVPDRGAPDHGDLGYAGVFAEIAALGWSQPLGAEYKPGGPTEDTLGWMRTLG
- a CDS encoding DUF2853 family protein, whose amino-acid sequence is MGKRDDLIVQYADDLRNKCGMEPDMALLEKVTKGCGPAIYDADASTVAGSQPSELETVKKNFLMKKLGLPDGPNLMEAIHSVIETYGKSERNKYRAVVYYMLTKHFGKESIYG
- a CDS encoding YciI family protein, which translates into the protein MLCALIATDKPGHLQTRLDNRDAHLAYARDSGKLVMAGPFIDADGQMSGTLLVIEVETMQDAYDFADNDPYAKAGLFEKVRIEQWNKVIG
- the tsaD gene encoding tRNA (adenosine(37)-N6)-threonylcarbamoyltransferase complex transferase subunit TsaD translates to MSLTILGIESSCDDTAAAVLRGTGGDVAILSNVVSSQTDLHAAFGGVVPEIAARAHAETVDLVVEEAIAAAGVSLRDLDAIAVTAGPGLIGGVLSGVMAAKGLALGLGKPLIGVNHLAGHALTPRLTDGLAFPYLLLLVSGGHCQFLRVEGPEAFVRLGGTIDDAPGEAFDKVARLLGLPQPGGPSVEKAARDGDAARFKLPRPLMDRPGCDLSFSGLKTAVLRVRDGLVETNGGLTEQDRADICASFQATVASVLAEKSRRALALGEVTAFAVAGGVAANQTLRLALETVTDLPFAAPPLALCTDNAAMIAYAGLLAFEGGRVDGMDLVARPRWPLDTTAAPMIGSGKKGAKA
- the otnK gene encoding 3-oxo-tetronate kinase, yielding MLLGCIGDDFTGSSDLANTLAKQGMRTVQYTGVPNAAAVPEVQAGVVALKSRSIAVAEAVAQSRAALDWLLDQGCEQIFFKYCSTFDSTAEGNIGPVADALAEALTAHKVIVCPAFPGAGRSLYQGHLFVNDVLLNESGLQDHPLTPMTDPDIRRWLAPQSAHTVGHVPAADVFGGAARIADRLEEQNQAGHRLIVVDAIRDADLLEIGKAAKGLPLITGGSGVALGLPANFGCVPAPVPWTGQPGKAIALSGSCSKATRAQIVRHAQTNPTKEITAADVIDARLLPAEVAIWLLEAEGLPLAYSSADPAAVAKVQAQFGRQAASEALEHFFAEVARLCVERGVTRVITAGGETSGAIVEGLDLDALEIGPEIDPGVPALRARPDLVVALKSGNFGAEDFFTKADHILARPHV
- a CDS encoding heme biosynthesis protein HemY, with protein sequence MLLWSLLKIMIFIAIVVGVVFGIDYLTGMDNLGLLIITGREFVITPFLAVVGALVLLLAVWILFKVVGLLVATLRFLNGDETAVSRYFDRRSERKGYEALGEGMMALAAGEGRLAIRKAERAGKYLGRPELTNLVVAQGAQMVGDDALATETFKAMVADDRTRFVGVRGLMQQKLDAGDTDTALKLAEKALALRPKNADVQTTLISLQSRNEDWAGARGTLAAALKAGNVPRDLHRRRDAVLALAHARDAMAEGQVVTATRDVAEANRLAPGLVPAAVMAARIDVEAGRKRHAVKVIRKAWDQAPHPDLAAAFALIEPDETPALRLRRFRPLLGKHPGHPEVRMLEAELHIANEDFPAARKALGDLAETAPTARSLTIMAAVERGEGSPDRVVRGWLARAVTAPRGNQWMCSSCGHVHEDWTPVCANCESFDTLEWAEARQSQASLVGPTQMLPLIVGALEDQSDADEAEVVAEDIPEAENITPAEPEDAEVTEDAETEAQVSRN
- a CDS encoding uroporphyrinogen-III synthase; translated protein: MQVHQTPTLLLTRPRPASERFAKGLDGANVVIAPLMEIVGTGAEITLGGVAGLILTSEAVVPFLPPTTLPAFCVGPRTAAAARAVGLQAEVAGADAEGLIQTLADRRPDGRLLHLHGTHTRGDIVGRLCDLGLHATGLAVYDQRELAPGPAFHDALTRPDLIVPLFSPRSAKLFAHAAQGLRADTKIIALSQAVADALPHAMGAHAMIAPAPTGDAMGEMMASLGVKRNSP
- a CDS encoding COG4223 family protein, which produces MAKKSSTRSGRQKSQDDSVAPESVTAETVGGSGDMGGDTVVLGDDTLGEDAVAAEPEASDRVTIEPGDTTAAEADVEDPAQDPAQTEIVDGETVEEAPEDTRAEEPAPVPAPTPAPIIEKRGPGFGALLLGGVVAAALGYGAAYFGLVGSNDTSATDTALAEATASIEAQQSTIAALQAEVAALASVEPPVIPEVDLSGVEGAIAGVANDVAGVGTTIEALTGRIVALEERPIFTGEVSADTAAMTEAVQALEARMAAEQAAAAEAVAQAAAAQAEAAAEAQAAAEAAEAAIAEAEAQAAAEAAAAQTEAALSRVRAAMAAGGPFADALAELPGEAPAALAAAAETGVPTLEDLAAAFPGAARAALPIALRETAGDSATDRAAAFLLGQIGGRSVEPREGTDPDAVLSRAEAAVAAGDLDTALSEIAALPEGAQAMLDDWVDQVETRVAADAALAELSATLEN
- a CDS encoding EVE domain-containing protein, which encodes MAYWLFKSEPSVWGWDDQVAKGDAGEEWDGVRNYQARNFMRDMAVGDRGFFYHSQSEKAVVGIVEVIAEAHPDSTTDDERWECVDIKAVKALPTPVTLDQIKSCEDLADMVLVKNSRLSVQPVSDVEWQIVCEMGGL
- a CDS encoding NAD(P)H-dependent glycerol-3-phosphate dehydrogenase codes for the protein MKLDVIGAGAFGTGLAIAYERAGLDVTLWARDAEALRGGQSPRLPGHPLPAGVRVTGDLRDCTAEVALIAIPTQSLAGFVASGGLTARVAVSCAKGIDRASGRGPTALLAGAAPVVAQLTGPSFAADIARGLPTALTIACADAPEGRALQDALSTPTLRLYRTEDVIGAELGGALKNVIAIAAGAVIGKGLGDSARAALVARGFAEMTRYATAKGALAETLTGLSGLGDLVLTCGSTQSRNFRFGQALATGETLPEGTTVEGLHTARQLAASPEDTPIADTVAALADGTLDIDGALSHLLSRPLKPE